In a single window of the Littorina saxatilis isolate snail1 linkage group LG3, US_GU_Lsax_2.0, whole genome shotgun sequence genome:
- the LOC138961143 gene encoding uncharacterized protein, which yields MEGSVRGGMLLVACGVLLVIVIPQTEATIRENIYVSGCSGNQMELQCPVNHRIAIKRLFFGVKRSWDCMQGQRKTSCCHATHTDCIINDDSKYPSLNTRCSGYQQCTLVVQRQPSATHCPGSQHTDYMTVIYDCVPDSDIAMFCSDDVKRGKLLYLSNMEYPSSVTEQKADCMCMVRTQGGAEGINIHSIDILLAWAEHGPRSCSKELGVRDEKGYRWNIQCDHRGYYGFRTIYTKPVQNVTLTLKSFSSKGSAFVWLQAKATDEEEQVEIHCGEPLRQILFRARQEVESRRRNRGDNSDRTTPPDDTGQAKNSTYPYTAHMGSLSSNLAAIIGGIVAAGFILIAIVIIAIAFHCKRVRQAKAKNKQSLNLYPAVTNGEATSLKSYCRYNEYDDDHYSTINRSPLKMASLTDSDIATHHARTNGFITLATAEAHAAQESSSLQRSEGDGSIPLLYPTPIYPTPVIRENVTVTPNPLPPSVAMDNAFRNPYPPPPDSLEPLPPPPPPIAREAPATLPKPPRDPLLSDPGYQGQMSLRYPRPQGLYPGSEGQDGHKTLPDNRHKILVSGPKSPLGKRSKSVTFSQPVAMVTPLPSGSEESVGEGVGDTFGKGSPTLSLEDGNYDNLNKIVIPDHPMSPAFMHRHPLSPTKVHRPLPLSPTKIHTVPIQHHHGNQPGSPDYHSNGGLPRSLSTFRSEEDLGVDDGPYPLPPPPLPNGDTYAVVHKKPLTIPLFQVQPQNAQLYETGV from the exons AGGCGACAATCCGGGAGAACATCTATGTTTCTGGGTGTTCTGGGAACCAGATGGAGCTGCAGTGTCCGGTCAATCACCGCATCGCCATCAAGCGGCTCTTCTTCGGCGTCAAGCGGTCCTGGGACTGCATGCAG GGGCAACGCAAGACGTCTTGTTGCCACGCAACGCACACAGACTGCATCATCAACGACGACAGCAAGTACCCGTCTCTCAACACGCGCTGTTCCGGGTACCAGCAGTGCACCTTGGTCGTCCAGAGACAGCCCTCCGCCACCCACTGCCCCGGGAGCCAGCACACTGACTACATGACCGTAATATATGACTGTGTGCCTG ACTCTGACATCGCCATGTTTTGTTCTGACGACGTGAAGCGAGGCAAGCTGCTGTACCTGTCCAATATGGAGTACCCGTCATCCGTGACAGAACAGAAGGCTGACTGCATGTGTATGGTGCGCACGCAGGGTGGGGCCGAGGGCATCAACATTCATTCCATAGACATCCTGCTCGCCTGGGCTGAGCATGGCCCGAGATCTTGTAGTAAG GAGCTGGGTGTAAGGGATGAGAAGGGTTACCGGTGGAACATCCAGTGCGACCACAGGGGATACTACGGTTTTCGCACCATCTACACCAAGCCCGTGCAGAACGTGACGCTCACACTCAAGAGTTTCTCCTCCAAGGGGTCAGCCTTCGTGTGGCTGCAGGCTAAAG CCACGGACGAGGAGGAGCAGGTGGAGATTCACTGCGGGGAGCCGTTACGTCAGATCCTATTCCGCGCGCGACAGGAAGTGGAGTCACGTCGTCGCAACAGGGGCGACAACTCTGACCGCACCACCCCTCCTGACGACACGGGGCAAGCCAAGAACTCCACCTACCCGTACACCGCTCACATGGGGTCGCTGTCCTCCAACCTTG CGGCCATCATCGGAGGGATCGTTGCAGCGGGTTTCATCCTCATCGCCATCGTCATCATCGCCATCGCCTTCCACTGCAAGAG GGTGCGTCAGGCCAAGGCGAAGAACAAGCAGTCCCTCAACCTGTACCCTGCTGTCACTAACGGCGAGGCCACGTCCCTCAAGTCCTACTGCCGCTACAACGAGTACGACGACGACCACTACTCCACCATCAACCGATCGCCGCTCAAGATGGCTTCCCTCACTGACTCGGACATCGCCACGCACCACGCGCGCACCAACGGCTTCATCACCTTGGCAACGGCGGAGGCACACGCGGCGCAGGAGAGTTCCTCCCTGCAGAGGTCGGAGGGTGATGGGTCCATCCCACTGCTGTACCCCACCCCCATCTATCCCACCCCTGTCATCAGAGAGAACGTCACCGTGACCCCAAACCCCCTGCCCCCCTCTGTCGCTATGGACAACGCCTTCAGGAACCCCTACCCCCCGCCCCCGGACAGCCTGgagcccctcccccctcccccgccccccaTCGCCAGAGAAGCCCCAGCCACGCTGCCCAAGCCGCCCCGCGACCCCCTGCTGTCAGACCCCGGGTACCAGGGCCAGATGTCGCTGCGCTACCCGCGTCCCCAGGGCCTGTACCCAGGCAGTGAGGGTCAGGACGGGCATAAGACGCTGCCTGACAACAGACACAAGATCCTGGTCAGCGGGCCCAAGAGTCCGCTCGGCAAGCGCAGCAAGAGCGTCACATTCTCCCAGCCTGTCGCCATGGTCACGCCGCTCCCCTCTGGGTCGGAGGAGtctgtgggggagggggtgggggacaCGTTCGGCAAGGGCTCGCCCACCCTCAGTCTGGAGGACGGTAACTATGACAACCTCAACAAGATCGTCATCCCGGACCACCCCATGTCGCCCGCCTTCATGCACcgccaccccctctcccccaccaAGGTCCACCGCCCCCTTCCCCTCTCCCCAACCAAGATCCACACAGTGCCTATCCAGCATCATCACGGCAACCAGCCCGGCAGTCCCGACTACCATAGCAACGGGGGCCTGCCCCGCTCCCTGTCCACCTTCCGCTCTGAGGAGGACCTGGGGGTGGACGACggcccctaccccctcccccctccgccCCTCCCTAACGGCGACACATACGCTGTAGTTCACAAGAAGCCACTGACCATCCCGCTGTTCCAGGTACAGCCCCAGAACGCGCAGCTCTACGAGACAGGCGTGTGA